Below is a genomic region from Ictalurus punctatus breed USDA103 chromosome 12, Coco_2.0, whole genome shotgun sequence.
AATAAGTCTCCCAAAAACAGTATTCATACATACAGCACATAAGgtttataaacattatattagTATGGTGTGTGAAAATCACAAAGCCCAAATTACACTGGCAACAAATGCTTGGTTATTAAAAGTTTTGCAAAATACAACAATAAATATACGCACCGACAATAGCTGTTGTTTGCTTTAAAAGCTCAATCTTGGCTTTTATTGATTATACTAATGTAcatgttaatatattaatatgtgatccttttttttgttttgttttttttagctataGCAAGGTACTACACTCTAATTCTAGATTCAGACAAAGGTCATCATTTTGCAGGTTTTAGAGAACATCTAGAACATACTTGGCCTGAGCAGCACTGAGGGTGGGGTGCTGGGTGTTGATATGACCCTGGGCACTGGGGGCTGATTTGAAGGCCATTGGGCAATGTGGACACTTGTGGAACACTTCGCAGTGAGCAGTCTGAATGTGAGATTTGATGGAGTTCAGCCCACCAAACACCACCTGACAGCTGGAGCATctacaaaaacagaaacaaatcccTTCAGTGATGGTATCTGAAGTATTTTCAAAATTCTAATATCTAACCAATTTCTAGTGCAACCCTGTAACACACCCTGTCTGTCAGGCACTGACATGACATGAGTgtctaaaataattatttttccattttttgtaCTTGTAAACATTTAGATCAATGCGAAGACCTGTAACCGATGCGTCTGGCAAAATGAAGACAGGCCTCCTCTAGATGGGTTTTAAAACTGGCTTGACGGGCAATGCCACCACATTCTGGACACACATGCGGAGCCCGGTGCTTATGGATTCGCTGGTGAGCTGACACACTGCACCCGTTAGGTAGCATCATTGGCGGAGAGCAAAGCATACAGGtctgagaaaagaagagagagcagTAAAGATCTGTATAGCAGTGATTGTGCAAGGTAACTGTGCTGAAATTGTGTAACAGCAAAATTACTCATTTCAACTGCCATGTACAACAATTCATAGGAACATGCTTTCTGTGTGTTGGTTAAtaacgttaataataataataataataataataaatcaaagcTGTTGCTACTCACTGAATTAGGGGTAGCTCTGATTTGCTGGAAATGGGCAACTAACTCAGCCTTGCCTGCAAACTGAGTCTGGCATTCAGGACATTTGAAATTGTTGTACTGAAGAACTTCACCCTTCTTGCAGGGAAGAGGCATTAGGACATGAGGACTCTGAGGCCCACGGCGAGCTGGACTGGTTTGGGAAGCAACCGGGCCTTGTGAGGGTGATTCTTTTAGTGGACTTGGGGTGGAAGGGATCGAGGGTGTTCCTGATTGGTTAGCAGGAGTTGACAAAGATGGAGAAGAAAGTGGAGGCGAGAGCATACCTAGAAGTACAGCATGGAACATTCTTGAAATGAATGCTTTCATATTACTAActgtaaaaattaataatgtttGTTCCATAGGATGTAacatgtatagtgaaaacaacaGATTACATACCAATAGGTGTGGTGTCCTGCTGGCCGATCATTTGCtccacagtaactggtctcatgaCCAGGTGTGAGCACTGCATAACTAGTCCTCTTTCTTTATGCTCCCGAGCATGCAGCAGCAGACTGCACTTATTAAAAAAGGCCAGGCGCTTTGCGCAGTGATTACAGGTCACCTCGATTCTTAGGGAGCGCCTATCATAGTGACGTGCCAGACTGCGCTCCAGAGCAAAGGCGTCCCCACACTCTAGACAGCGGTAGCCTGTTGCAGGCATGGGGAGACCCCACtcaggtggtggtggtgtagaGAGATCGGGGCGGTAGCTAGGAAGCAGGTTCTTGCTGTTCAGGATCTTGTTGAAGGCTTCGACCAGGCTTGACTGGCTGCGGGAAATAACAGCCCCTGTGCTGTTGACAATAGAGGCTGGCTTGCAAGGTATGTGAACATTAGGCGTTCCTCCGTTAGTTGGCCTCCCAGAAGTGGCACGCACGCTAATACCACTAACCGTAGGTGTCACTGGCAGGTTGGCAGCTTTCGTAATGCTAACAGCTGTGGCAGACACCTTGGTCTTGTCAGATGACACAGAGTTTTTGTTTTGAGCTTTGCTTGCTGCAGCTAGCATGGCACTGCTTGCTTCTAAAGTGGACAAAGGCAGGGTGGAACCTTTTACCATTCGACCAGTGGGTTCAGCTCTTTGGGCTTTGTTAGCATTGACTGTCTGACCTTCTGGTTGCACTTTTGCACCATCTGTGCCTTTACCTGCAGCTCCTTTCCCAGCCACACGGGTAACTGTTCGAGTAATGCTTCCTGTGGAGGTTTTAATGGTCTTTATTCTGACTTTAAGAGGCCTGGAGGATATGTTACCATCAGCTGCAGTGCCTCCGCTGCTATCAGGGATCGTGAGGCACTGGGTAGCAATGCTCTCATCTTCCACCTccattttttcttcctctttttgtCCACTGTCCTGACCTAAATTAGCTGCATCCCCATTCTCCTCACTGACCGGTTTGGCAACCTCcatctcctcttcttcctctttagGCTCTCGGAGGCCTGTAGGTGGGGAGGAAGCAATTAGTGCTGGGCTGGAAGACTTTTTACAAGCTGCAGGCATTGTTACTGAAACCTTGGGGATCTCAGGCTCTGGACTTTCAGGTGAGTCACGTTCCTCAATGACATGCTCTGGATTTCGTTCTTCTGGGGGTGGGCTCTTAACATTTCCTGTCTGAACAGGTGAAGAAAGCCAGTTCTGCACCTGAGGGGATGCGGGTGAGGCCAATGGTATGTCACCTGGTTTGGGGTAAGCAGCTGAAGACATGGGTGCTGAGCGCGGAAGTGATGGGGACTCTGAACTATCTGCGGGAGACTTAAGTCTGCGTGAACATTTTGGGGAGGTTGGAGAGCCTGGGCTTTCTTGAATGACCAGTGATCCCCCAGAATCTGGATCCGAATCTTCCTCCTCCGAGTCCATACGCCTGAATTCTGATGAACTGTGGCGTGCAGTGCCATTAAATGGTTCTGTCAAACTTGTAGCAAGTGGTGATGAGGCAACAGCCCCTGACACACGGGAACCAACTGAAGGAGAGgctgatgaaggtgatgaagaagGAACAGTGGAAGAATTGGGAAGATATGGTttgggaggggggaaaaaaggagaagCCACTCCACTCGTGCCCCCAGGACCAGCAACGCTCTTTGTCTTGTCAGCTCCTTCCAATCCTATTTCCTGCTGTGcatgctgctgttgctgcagcATCTGCATCCTTCTGGCCCTACCAATAGGATCTCCAGACCCCTGTGCCATCAGAGGCTTTAGTTTGTTGAAGATGTTGCTACTCTGTTTGGAGGTGTTAGCACATCCAAGCACTGACCCCGTGGTGTCCGGAGTCACTTTGGAGCCACACAGAGGCCACTGCTCCCCATTTGGCTGGTTTCGAGACTGAGACAGATGACCTGCCCCACCTGAGGACACAAATCCATTATGGTTGAGTGGTTCCGACACTGGTACATCACCACCTTCAAAGGCTTCACTACGCACCCGATTCTTTACAATAACACTAACGATAGAGGGATCGCTCTGTGAATCAGTGGCCGGGCTGGGGGCTCTGAGGGTGGAACTTCCGCCAACTCCGCTCTCGCTTGATTTTGTGATGGACCCACTGCTTGATCCCTGGTGCCCCTCCACCTCTTCTGGTGCTGACTGAATGGCCTCTTTGGCATCGATATCAGGAATATCAAATGCTGCCAACAAGTCATCAAAATCGGGGGTCTTCATGTCCCCCATGCCAGGACAGTGGACTCAAATCTAAAGAGCAATGACACAAAAAAATTAGAGGTACTGTTACTGCAAAGCAACAATGGGCAATGCATATATTGTATGGAAATACATGATACATAAagttcatatttaaataataataataataataataataataatatttacactGTTCATTCACTCCAATATATATTCCTCTAAGATTTAGTGATAGTCGTGTTATTAATCTCTAGGGcgataatgtatttattaaatggTTTTGCAGTGATATCAAACGTCTAGCTCTGGTCAGAGCCGTGGCTTTGTTAGCATACGGACTGTTCACAAAATTCTTCCATTATCACAGATTCATAAAATGCAAGATCTTAAAACGTTTCCAACGCCTCCTGGATAACATCTAGCAATTACTGAAACTAGTAAATACACTAATGATTGTAATGTAACGTATACACCTTGAACACCCAGGCTAGCTAGCTAGAGTGTCAACACAAGGCAGCTAGCCAGAGAAAGCCTAGCTGGCTgcttatacattttatattctttatttgCAATATGGGATGCTATCTAGCTCGTGTACACACTATTGCGCTTTCGAGTAAATAACAGTGACAATAATATAtacgggggtgggggggtggtcTAGTGATGATTAATATGTACAAGCACGTAACATACCGCGCTTTCAATTGTGCAGAAGAGCACAGAGCACTTGTTAGCCAGCAGGTCTTATTGCTAGCGGGTTCATATGCTAACTGCGGATACGAGACGTCTACAAACACGCTTCTTTATTAACCACTAGAAAACGATGCATTTAACCCGTGAATAAAGCGTATCCCTATATGAAGTATTTTAGCTAAAAGGTTATCTGAATCATTTTGAAGCATGTATTGGCCTAGTGCTGCGTAGCTTagctaagctaagctagctagctcGGTGCTACAGTTTATTTTAGGCTCGCGCTCCTCCATGACGGCTCGTGAAGCTCGACTGGCCACCGCACGAGCCATCGAAGGGTCATTTAAACGAAGGCCACTGCGGTGTAAAATGTAACACATTTCTTCACTGTAAATGTCGTTGCGTGGATTTCAAAACATAAAAACGTGACAGACGTTACTGAAATCTTTCATTTTCAAAGAAAAAGAGTGCTCGTCGTGCGTTTTACTGCCAACAAGCAAGCATTTGTTTACCTGATTATCTGAGATTCCCGACTATCCTCACTCCACTTGAAGCGCCTTAAGTTCCCCGTCATCAGTCGGCTACGGCCAGGTCCAGACAGATCACAGTTTTTGCCTTGTAAAAACCAACAGCGGGCAGCTGATAAATATCATTTTGTGGATTACATTTTGACATCTGGGATTCTAATGACTATTGAAAGTCTCACAGTGTGATGTATCACCACTGATAACAGATTTCCACTTACAGAtggtgaatttttatttatttttgttccctTCCAGGATCTCCCACACGCTGTTCCCTGCTGCTGGCTGTAATGTTATGTATGTGCTGTACCAGGTGAGCTCAGATAATACATGCTTAGTTTATTCTCTCAATAAATTAGATATTTAGATCATGCAATTACGCGCTTCCAAAAATTAGGTGAATTTTTTTTGCGGTTTTTTTTgcgcttttttttccttctgaacCAGAGGCATttagttaaatataaacatcTCCCATCCGCCGATAAAGCTGTTTTAATATCATGTACATTTACTGAGCTAGTATAACTAAGtgaaaaaatgacatttatattGTCTGAATTAGATATAAATGAGCTTTGGATATTCTGTCCAGGTCAGCTCATTTATGCAATTCATATCACACAGCCACATGTCTAGCAAAACTAGTTACACCCTTATTCCCGTACTAATAGCAATGATATATAGTAATGACAATATTAATAAATagtaatgtattaataaataataataataataataataatatgcagtTATCTAGTGCAGGAACCAAAAATACCATTATTCATAATAACATTTAGTGTAAGATTACTTGTTACTGGCAGGTCAGCATTGAGTGATCAACGAATGTGAACTCACACCTTTCTGGTCAGTAGTACAGAACCTCAAACACTACTGGCCtgtttcatattttattatgaTAGATTGATTTGTACACAGATTTATTCTAGATTTATTTCCCCTTTGCTtctataataagctccactcttctgggaaggctttacaGTAGATTTTGGATTTGTATTCATTCaactacaagagcattagtgaggttgaggtcaggtgctgatgttgggaTGTCGAGGACGCTCTAGTTCCAGTTCAcccgaaggtgttcagtggggttgagttcaggaCTCTGTAccggacactcgagttcttccagctTCTTCCAatcttaacacaccatgtcttcatggagctcactttttacacagggacattgtcatgcgggaacaggtttgggcctcttagttccagtgaagggaaataatAATGCTACAGGACACAAGGACATTTtagacaattgtgtgtttccaactttgtgtTAACAGTTTGGTGGAAGGCTCACATATTGGTTTGATGCTCAGGTTTCCACACACACTATTGGCCATatggtgtacagtatatagactATTTCTGTGATCTGATACTTGTAGCAATCACAATACAAAGaacagctggaaaaaaaatctgttttttggCCTGccttaaattaaaaatatcacTGATCTATTAAAAATAGTGTATAATGTTGGAGAGGATCCAACATTAAAAAATCCAAATAGTTTTCtaaaatgatttacaaataagagattttaaaaaaaaaggtgaggCTTTGCACCTCCTGTCCCTATGGAAGAGCCTCCACTTCCACTGTCCATGCAACAGTCCTGAATGTGTATGTCCTTAAAGCCTTTTCACAGGCTCTGTTTGAATGCTATTGGGACAAGTGCGAGTATTGAAAATGAAACCAACTTCAGCAGCAATGATGGCAACTTTGAATTTATTATGCcatacagacaaacacacatggAAATAAAGATTATGGCCAGTCACTTGTGCAGAAGTATTGCTACATGTTCTACATGCTTCTACTGTTTGGCCTTGTTTCTTTCTATAATGTGATAGGCTGTAGCTTACAGCACCGTTTTCCCTGATGCTCTTTACAATGTTTTCATAATAATCCAAAGACACTTGGGAAGATGTTTACATCATTTCCTTAACTGGAACATATTTTCAGGACTAAGTGTATTATAGTTTCACTCTTTAGTCAATTGCAAGTAGTCAGTTTAGCTTGCAAAACAACTAGAACACCTTCATATTCTACCAAGGTAAAATCTAACTGCTATTCTTCTGCAGTGACAAGTGTTATGCCACATAAGAGACTCCCACATTGCCTTGATTTTTACCCAATGTCTTTAAGTAGCCCTCATGAaaaattatgtattttaattaCATGATGAGGGGAGGAAAGATTTACTACAGTACTCTGAAAAAGCATTTGTATGTGACACCCACTCATTTCATATTAACggcattaaataaacataaaatctgaaaaatagtaataattaaagaaatcaTGCATAaccataaatgaataaaatgagtCTTTTCTCTCCCTGTTTTGTTCTTATTTTGCACTTTCAGTTCTGTGTGagttttgccttttatggaggttgatgtcactaaatgcaaatcagctgtaccgcgaataataataataataataataataataataataataataatatttaaataataataacaacaataataataataattattattatgataataaatatttcttctttttttatacaacagttagttccagtccactaatcTAATTGGACAAGTGACGTTCTAAGAGTGTTTATATTTAGTATGACTGCACTGGGAAGTTTCATTGTGTGCATCAGTTCCACTGAAGTGGTTATTGCAGTGGTGTTAGCAacatcatcagcagacatggcaaattAATACATTTCTCAGGAATTTAACTTTTAATAAGAACTTAAAATAAGAAGATGGAAAAAAGAAGGGAAGCTAATTTCACCGGATACACCTATAACATGTACAAATCATTGTACCTAGCCCATGAGATCTATTTCCATTTGaggagtaaaaataaacaaattatttgaCCACATTGTCCAAAATGTCAGTTACTCAATATTAAATTCTTATTCAtaaaactgttgtataaaagcaatattgcACTCACTATTgtgcagttatactgaatattggcacAGCTGTGATTACTGTGGCCTAAAGCTGAAGCATAACCATGCTGGTATTCAGTGCAACGACACACTTGTTCATTcgatattgcttaattataaACCACCTTTCATACAAAACTCAGTTCAAAGTGTTTTACAAAATGACAATTACATAAAACAGTAAAAGAAAATGGCAAAGAATGCAGCAATTAATACAAGAACAGCATAAATAGCACATTAAATGACATATGATTGATAAATATCTAattaaaagctaaattaaaacaaaaaatatggaAATAGAGAAGGCAGTTCTTCCAGATTTTTGAGATTTTGCGATTGTAGAAATTAAcgtaaaatcaaggaaacttcACAGTACGCGGAGGAGATTTAaaatttttcataatttctGCAGATTTGTGCCAAGActcatcatgtgatgtcatcaaaatgtGCATTCATCCAAAGCCCTCCTCGATTCTCATGCGTCGAAAATGAggacagctaaaaggtctcatttaccaacaaaaaaacaacaacacaacaacgaTGAAGCACTCTTAATTTTGATCTTGTTTCatgattattatatttacaacaCTGCTGCACTTTACTTTACATGCTCATCATTTAAC
It encodes:
- the znf687b gene encoding zinc finger protein 687b isoform X3 codes for the protein MGDMKTPDFDDLLAAFDIPDIDAKEAIQSAPEEVEGHQGSSSGSITKSSESGVGGSSTLRAPSPATDSQSDPSIVSVIVKNRVRSEAFEGGDVPVSEPLNHNGFVSSGGAGHLSQSRNQPNGEQWPLCGSKVTPDTTGSVLGCANTSKQSSNIFNKLKPLMAQGSGDPIGRARRMQMLQQQQHAQQEIGLEGADKTKSVAGPGGTSGVASPFFPPPKPYLPNSSTVPSSSPSSASPSVGSRVSGAVASSPLATSLTEPFNGTARHSSSEFRRMDSEEEDSDPDSGGSLVIQESPGSPTSPKCSRRLKSPADSSESPSLPRSAPMSSAAYPKPGDIPLASPASPQVQNWLSSPVQTGNVKSPPPEERNPEHVIEERDSPESPEPEIPKVSVTMPAACKKSSSPALIASSPPTGLREPKEEEEEMEVAKPVSEENGDAANLGQDSGQKEEEKMEVEDESIATQCLTIPDSSGGTAADGNISSRPLKVRIKTIKTSTGSITRTVTRVAGKGAAGKGTDGAKVQPEGQTVNANKAQRAEPTGRMVKGSTLPLSTLEASSAMLAAASKAQNKNSVSSDKTKVSATAVSITKAANLPVTPTVSGISVRATSGRPTNGGTPNVHIPCKPASIVNSTGAVISRSQSSLVEAFNKILNSKNLLPSYRPDLSTPPPPEWGLPMPATGYRCLECGDAFALERSLARHYDRRSLRIEVTCNHCAKRLAFFNKCSLLLHAREHKERGLVMQCSHLVMRPVTVEQMIGQQDTTPIGMLSPPLSSPSLSTPANQSGTPSIPSTPSPLKESPSQGPVASQTSPARRGPQSPHVLMPLPCKKGEVLQYNNFKCPECQTQFAGKAELVAHFQQIRATPNSTCMLCSPPMMLPNGCSVSAHQRIHKHRAPHVCPECGGIARQASFKTHLEEACLHFARRIGYRCSSCQVVFGGLNSIKSHIQTAHCEVFHKCPHCPMAFKSAPSAQGHINTQHPTLSAAQAKMIYKCVMCDTVFTQKPLLYMHFDTHLAKQKVHVFKCPDCTKLYAQKGSMMEHIKTAHRGLSGKSEAPPSASSPVSASNANATSRKQGQGEGEEDEKEEEGEEREHEEEEEEDNDEEDQPSSPDSGSSMEWRCRECKTRYRERDDYIDHMKNEHGTSIKKFPCRMCERSFSSANSLRRHVRVIHEGVKRVFQCHDSDAGST
- the znf687b gene encoding zinc finger protein 687b isoform X1; this encodes MGDMKTPDFDDLLAAFDIPDIDAKEAIQSAPEEVEGHQGSSSGSITKSSESGVGGSSTLRAPSPATDSQSDPSIVSVIVKNRVRSEAFEGGDVPVSEPLNHNGFVSSGGAGHLSQSRNQPNGEQWPLCGSKVTPDTTGSVLGCANTSKQSSNIFNKLKPLMAQGSGDPIGRARRMQMLQQQQHAQQEIGLEGADKTKSVAGPGGTSGVASPFFPPPKPYLPNSSTVPSSSPSSASPSVGSRVSGAVASSPLATSLTEPFNGTARHSSSEFRRMDSEEEDSDPDSGGSLVIQESPGSPTSPKCSRRLKSPADSSESPSLPRSAPMSSAAYPKPGDIPLASPASPQVQNWLSSPVQTGNVKSPPPEERNPEHVIEERDSPESPEPEIPKVSVTMPAACKKSSSPALIASSPPTGLREPKEEEEEMEVAKPVSEENGDAANLGQDSGQKEEEKMEVEDESIATQCLTIPDSSGGTAADGNISSRPLKVRIKTIKTSTGSITRTVTRVAGKGAAGKGTDGAKVQPEGQTVNANKAQRAEPTGRMVKGSTLPLSTLEASSAMLAAASKAQNKNSVSSDKTKVSATAVSITKAANLPVTPTVSGISVRATSGRPTNGGTPNVHIPCKPASIVNSTGAVISRSQSSLVEAFNKILNSKNLLPSYRPDLSTPPPPEWGLPMPATGYRCLECGDAFALERSLARHYDRRSLRIEVTCNHCAKRLAFFNKCSLLLHAREHKERGLVMQCSHLVMRPVTVEQMIGQQDTTPIGMLSPPLSSPSLSTPANQSGTPSIPSTPSPLKESPSQGPVASQTSPARRGPQSPHVLMPLPCKKGEVLQYNNFKCPECQTQFAGKAELVAHFQQIRATPNSTCMLCSPPMMLPNGCSVSAHQRIHKHRAPHVCPECGGIARQASFKTHLEEACLHFARRIGYRCSSCQVVFGGLNSIKSHIQTAHCEVFHKCPHCPMAFKSAPSAQGHINTQHPTLSAAQAKMIYKCVMCDTVFTQKPLLYMHFDTHLAKQKVHVFKCPDCTKLYAQKGSMMEHIKTAHRGLSGKSEAPPSASSPVSASNANATSRKQGQGEGEEDEKEEEGEEREHEEEEEEDNDEEDQPSSPDSGSSMEWRCRECKTRYRERDDYIDHMKNEHGTSIKKFPCRMCERSFSSANSLRRHVRVIHEGVKRVFQCQYCSEGKRTFSSRLILEKHIRVRHGIRTRQTIEKRNTPNTRKRSAPGDGAGSSSEVDYEGGASSVGGGADVPDTGGEETTSPAKRTRSCEKEEEAEEEEGGFRCAPCGFSTLDRGEFQQHILKHRDSESASLQCVQCGACFASAASLSRHRFITHKLRQDQQDSRHTSHTPKSGEEEKGDEEGEGSMSCRVCGRRFDKASDLNTHFRTHGMAFISARKTDKVV
- the znf687b gene encoding zinc finger protein 687b isoform X2, whose product is MAQGSGDPIGRARRMQMLQQQQHAQQEIGLEGADKTKSVAGPGGTSGVASPFFPPPKPYLPNSSTVPSSSPSSASPSVGSRVSGAVASSPLATSLTEPFNGTARHSSSEFRRMDSEEEDSDPDSGGSLVIQESPGSPTSPKCSRRLKSPADSSESPSLPRSAPMSSAAYPKPGDIPLASPASPQVQNWLSSPVQTGNVKSPPPEERNPEHVIEERDSPESPEPEIPKVSVTMPAACKKSSSPALIASSPPTGLREPKEEEEEMEVAKPVSEENGDAANLGQDSGQKEEEKMEVEDESIATQCLTIPDSSGGTAADGNISSRPLKVRIKTIKTSTGSITRTVTRVAGKGAAGKGTDGAKVQPEGQTVNANKAQRAEPTGRMVKGSTLPLSTLEASSAMLAAASKAQNKNSVSSDKTKVSATAVSITKAANLPVTPTVSGISVRATSGRPTNGGTPNVHIPCKPASIVNSTGAVISRSQSSLVEAFNKILNSKNLLPSYRPDLSTPPPPEWGLPMPATGYRCLECGDAFALERSLARHYDRRSLRIEVTCNHCAKRLAFFNKCSLLLHAREHKERGLVMQCSHLVMRPVTVEQMIGQQDTTPIGMLSPPLSSPSLSTPANQSGTPSIPSTPSPLKESPSQGPVASQTSPARRGPQSPHVLMPLPCKKGEVLQYNNFKCPECQTQFAGKAELVAHFQQIRATPNSTCMLCSPPMMLPNGCSVSAHQRIHKHRAPHVCPECGGIARQASFKTHLEEACLHFARRIGYRCSSCQVVFGGLNSIKSHIQTAHCEVFHKCPHCPMAFKSAPSAQGHINTQHPTLSAAQAKMIYKCVMCDTVFTQKPLLYMHFDTHLAKQKVHVFKCPDCTKLYAQKGSMMEHIKTAHRGLSGKSEAPPSASSPVSASNANATSRKQGQGEGEEDEKEEEGEEREHEEEEEEDNDEEDQPSSPDSGSSMEWRCRECKTRYRERDDYIDHMKNEHGTSIKKFPCRMCERSFSSANSLRRHVRVIHEGVKRVFQCQYCSEGKRTFSSRLILEKHIRVRHGIRTRQTIEKRNTPNTRKRSAPGDGAGSSSEVDYEGGASSVGGGADVPDTGGEETTSPAKRTRSCEKEEEAEEEEGGFRCAPCGFSTLDRGEFQQHILKHRDSESASLQCVQCGACFASAASLSRHRFITHKLRQDQQDSRHTSHTPKSGEEEKGDEEGEGSMSCRVCGRRFDKASDLNTHFRTHGMAFISARKTDKVV